A window of the Brachybacterium sacelli genome harbors these coding sequences:
- the sucB gene encoding 2-oxoglutarate dehydrogenase, E2 component, dihydrolipoamide succinyltransferase has product MSETVKMPALGESVTEGTVTRWLKAVGDTVEVDEPLLEVSTDKVDTEIPSPVAGTIEKILVEEDDDAEVGADLVVIGDGSGSSDAGSDDSGATAEQEAPAAPEGEDLASDETTAPSTEEETPAGEPEPEEPAPSSGSSGAASGQEVAMPALGESVTEGTVTRWLKAVGDSVEVDEPLLEVSTDKVDTEIPSPVAGTVLEIRVEEDADAEVGSVLAIVGDSSGAAAPSAEPSAPAPQAEEPAKEEPKAEEKPSEKPAEQPKTEAPKAPEQKTQEPSAPAAAPAPQAADSVTGAEASGYVTPLVRKMAAEAGVDLSTVSGTGLGGRIRKQDVQQAIDAQSSAAPAPAASGTPAAAAPAAASVEVSPLRGTEEKMSRIRKVTAKRMMESLHGQAQLTTAVEVDMTRVAKLRGKAKDAFAQREDAKLTFLPFIMQAAVEGLKTYPKINASIDEDTIKYAASENIGMAADTERGLVVPVIKNSGDLNLAGLARQIGDLGARAKSNKLTPDDLQGATFTITNTGSGGALWDTPIVPSPQVGILGCGTIVKRPAVVQNAEGDDSIAIRSMMYLFLSYDHRLVDGGDAARFLTFMKKRLEEGAFEAELGL; this is encoded by the coding sequence ATGTCTGAAACCGTCAAGATGCCTGCTCTCGGTGAGTCCGTCACCGAGGGCACCGTCACCCGCTGGCTGAAGGCCGTCGGCGACACCGTCGAGGTCGACGAGCCGCTGCTCGAGGTCTCGACCGACAAGGTCGACACCGAGATCCCCTCGCCCGTCGCGGGCACCATCGAGAAGATCCTGGTCGAGGAGGACGACGACGCCGAGGTGGGCGCCGATCTCGTCGTCATCGGCGACGGCTCCGGCTCCTCCGACGCCGGCTCCGACGACTCCGGTGCGACCGCAGAGCAGGAAGCGCCCGCCGCCCCGGAGGGCGAGGACCTCGCCTCCGACGAGACCACCGCTCCCTCCACCGAGGAGGAGACCCCCGCCGGTGAGCCGGAGCCGGAGGAGCCGGCCCCGTCCTCGGGCAGCTCGGGCGCGGCCTCCGGCCAGGAGGTCGCCATGCCGGCGCTCGGTGAGTCCGTCACCGAGGGCACCGTCACCCGCTGGCTGAAGGCCGTCGGCGACAGCGTCGAGGTCGACGAGCCGCTGCTCGAGGTCTCGACCGACAAGGTCGACACCGAGATCCCCTCGCCCGTCGCGGGTACGGTGCTCGAGATCCGGGTCGAGGAGGACGCGGACGCCGAGGTCGGCTCCGTGCTGGCCATCGTCGGCGATTCCTCCGGTGCCGCGGCTCCGTCCGCCGAGCCCTCGGCTCCCGCCCCGCAGGCCGAGGAGCCCGCGAAGGAGGAGCCGAAGGCCGAGGAGAAGCCCTCGGAGAAGCCTGCTGAGCAGCCGAAGACCGAGGCCCCGAAGGCTCCGGAGCAGAAGACGCAGGAGCCTTCCGCTCCCGCCGCCGCTCCGGCTCCCCAGGCCGCCGACTCCGTGACCGGCGCCGAGGCCTCCGGTTATGTCACCCCGCTGGTGCGGAAGATGGCCGCCGAGGCGGGCGTCGACCTGTCCACGGTCTCCGGCACCGGGCTCGGTGGCCGCATCCGCAAGCAGGACGTGCAGCAGGCGATCGACGCGCAGTCGTCGGCGGCCCCCGCTCCCGCGGCCTCGGGCACCCCTGCGGCCGCAGCTCCGGCCGCGGCCTCCGTGGAGGTCTCCCCGCTGCGCGGCACCGAGGAGAAGATGAGCCGCATCCGCAAGGTCACGGCCAAGCGGATGATGGAGTCCCTGCACGGGCAGGCGCAGCTGACCACCGCGGTCGAGGTCGACATGACCCGGGTCGCGAAGCTGCGGGGGAAGGCCAAGGATGCCTTCGCCCAGCGCGAGGATGCCAAGCTCACGTTCCTGCCGTTCATCATGCAGGCCGCGGTCGAGGGTCTGAAGACCTACCCGAAGATCAACGCCTCGATCGACGAGGACACGATCAAGTACGCCGCCTCCGAGAACATCGGCATGGCGGCGGACACCGAGCGCGGCCTGGTCGTGCCGGTGATCAAGAACTCGGGCGATCTGAACCTGGCGGGTCTGGCCCGCCAGATCGGCGATCTCGGCGCGCGGGCGAAGAGCAACAAGCTCACGCCCGACGACCTCCAGGGCGCGACCTTCACGATCACCAACACCGGCTCGGGCGGTGCCCTGTGGGACACCCCCATCGTGCCGAGCCCCCAGGTCGGCATCCTCGGCTGCGGCACCATCGTGAAGCGCCCCGCGGTCGTGCAGAACGCGGAGGGCGACGACTCCATCGCGATCCGCTCGATGATGTACCTGTTCCTCTCCTACGACCACCGCCTCGTCGATGGCGGCGATGCGGCGCGCTTCCTCACCTTCATGAAGAAGCGGCTCGAGGAGGGCGCGTTCGAGGCGGAACTCGGCTTGTGA
- the lpdA gene encoding dihydrolipoyl dehydrogenase, translating into MADTTTDQFDVVILGGGSGGYAAALRGAQLGQKIALVEKDQLGGTCLHRGCVPTKALLHVGELADAPAEASEVGLDLTLNAVDVDKMLGFKDKIVSRLHKGLQGLVKSRKVEYVEGFGRLTGPKTISVESEGGTRELTAENIILASGSYSKTLPGIDLGGRFLDSEAALQLPEVPKNPIILGGGVIGVEFASVWKSLGAESVTIVEGLPHLVANEDESISKALERAYKKRGITFSLGIFTEKAEQDDDGVKVTLADGTVFEGDYLLVAVGRGPATADLGYEQQGIEMDRGFVLANKETLETSAPGIYAVGDIVPGLQLAHRGFQQGIFVAERIGGQNPAPIIESGIPRITYCEPQVGSVGLSEKQAKEQLGEDAVESYEYNLGGNGKSQILGTTGFIKLVREKGGAIVGVHMIGSRISELMGEAQLIVNWEAHPEDVASLIHGHPSQHEAVGEAALALAGKPLHAHA; encoded by the coding sequence GTGGCGGATACAACCACTGACCAGTTCGACGTCGTGATCCTGGGCGGTGGCAGCGGCGGCTATGCGGCCGCGCTGCGCGGAGCCCAGCTCGGCCAGAAGATCGCCCTCGTGGAGAAGGACCAGCTCGGCGGCACCTGCCTGCACCGCGGCTGCGTCCCGACGAAGGCGCTGCTGCACGTCGGCGAGCTCGCCGACGCCCCCGCCGAGGCCTCCGAGGTGGGTCTCGACCTCACGCTCAACGCGGTCGACGTCGACAAGATGCTGGGCTTCAAGGACAAGATCGTCAGCCGACTGCACAAGGGCCTTCAGGGCCTGGTGAAGTCTCGCAAGGTCGAGTACGTCGAGGGCTTCGGCCGCCTCACCGGCCCCAAGACGATCTCCGTGGAGTCCGAGGGCGGCACCCGCGAGCTGACCGCCGAGAACATCATCCTCGCCTCCGGGTCCTACTCGAAGACCCTGCCCGGCATCGACCTCGGCGGGCGCTTCCTCGACTCCGAGGCCGCCCTGCAGCTGCCCGAGGTCCCCAAGAACCCGATCATCCTCGGCGGCGGCGTCATCGGCGTCGAGTTCGCCTCGGTGTGGAAGTCCCTCGGTGCCGAGTCGGTCACCATCGTCGAGGGCCTGCCCCACCTGGTCGCCAACGAGGACGAGTCGATCTCCAAGGCGCTCGAGCGCGCGTACAAGAAGCGCGGCATCACCTTCTCGCTGGGCATCTTCACCGAGAAGGCCGAGCAGGACGACGACGGCGTGAAGGTCACCCTCGCCGACGGCACCGTCTTCGAGGGCGACTACCTGCTGGTGGCCGTCGGCCGCGGCCCCGCGACCGCGGACCTCGGCTACGAGCAGCAGGGCATCGAGATGGACCGCGGTTTCGTGCTCGCGAACAAGGAGACCCTCGAGACCAGCGCGCCGGGCATCTACGCCGTCGGCGACATCGTCCCGGGCCTGCAGCTCGCCCATCGCGGGTTCCAGCAGGGAATCTTCGTCGCCGAGCGCATCGGCGGCCAGAACCCCGCCCCGATCATCGAATCCGGGATCCCGCGCATCACCTACTGCGAGCCGCAGGTCGGATCCGTGGGCCTGAGCGAGAAGCAGGCCAAGGAACAGCTGGGCGAGGACGCCGTGGAGTCCTACGAGTACAACCTCGGCGGCAACGGCAAGTCCCAGATCCTCGGCACCACCGGCTTCATCAAGCTGGTCCGCGAGAAGGGCGGCGCCATCGTCGGCGTGCACATGATCGGTTCGCGGATCTCCGAGCTCATGGGCGAGGCCCAGCTCATCGTCAACTGGGAGGCGCACCCCGAGGACGTCGCCTCCCTCATCCACGGCCACCCGTCGCAGCACGAGGCGGTGGGCGAGGCGGCCCTCGCCCTCGCCGGCAAGCCGCTGCACGCCCACGCCTGA
- a CDS encoding leucyl aminopeptidase, with protein MPIVSVADTALRDVDADVLILPLLPGSDSAPSTVPGSAEISEAITHLEASAARGDVHRIPSFGLTGARSLLLVGVGEEDLSAVTAENLRLAFGAATRSLAGVGSAALAVPGGSAEQRAAALEGAALGAYAFTAHKTGSGASAPKPALGSLTLLGGDGADSAAAERAGALSEIVDITRDLVNTPPNLLYPSEFARRAEELAADLPLTVTVLDEEQLAAGGYGGIVGVGQGSTRPPRLVRLEYAPETARSSVALVGKGITFDTGGISLKPAPGMDDMTSDMTGAATVLAATLGAAKLGLDVKVTTFLALAENMPGGGAQRPGDVVTMRNGKTVEVLNTDAEGRMVMADALVDAVTDAPDLVMDVATLTGAAVVALGKRTAGVMGTELGRDTVMEAAGVTGEPFWPLPFPAELRADLTGRVADLSNIGERPGGALTAGIFLQEFVGQTQWAHLDIAGPGFASSPLGYMGKGATGMSVRTVLQVLEARAGTAGE; from the coding sequence ATGCCCATCGTTTCTGTTGCTGACACCGCTCTGCGCGACGTCGACGCCGACGTCCTCATCCTCCCTCTGCTCCCCGGGAGCGACAGCGCCCCCTCCACCGTGCCCGGCTCCGCCGAGATCTCCGAGGCCATCACCCATCTGGAGGCCTCCGCCGCCCGCGGCGACGTCCATCGCATCCCATCCTTCGGCCTGACCGGCGCCCGGTCCCTGCTGCTGGTGGGCGTCGGTGAGGAGGATCTCTCCGCGGTCACCGCCGAGAACCTCCGTCTCGCCTTCGGTGCCGCCACCCGGAGCCTGGCCGGCGTCGGCTCCGCCGCGCTCGCCGTGCCCGGGGGATCCGCCGAGCAGCGGGCCGCCGCCCTCGAGGGGGCCGCCCTGGGCGCCTACGCCTTCACCGCACACAAGACCGGCTCCGGCGCCTCCGCCCCGAAGCCCGCCCTGGGGTCCCTGACCCTGCTCGGTGGGGACGGGGCGGACAGCGCGGCGGCCGAGCGCGCCGGCGCGCTCTCGGAGATCGTCGACATCACCCGCGACCTGGTCAACACTCCGCCGAACCTCCTGTACCCGTCCGAGTTCGCCCGGCGTGCCGAGGAGCTGGCGGCTGACCTCCCGCTGACCGTGACCGTCCTCGACGAGGAGCAGCTGGCCGCGGGTGGCTACGGCGGGATCGTCGGCGTCGGCCAGGGTTCCACCCGTCCGCCGCGCCTGGTGCGCCTGGAGTACGCCCCCGAGACCGCCCGCAGCTCCGTGGCGCTGGTGGGCAAGGGCATCACCTTCGACACCGGCGGCATCTCGCTCAAGCCCGCCCCGGGCATGGACGACATGACCTCCGACATGACCGGCGCCGCCACCGTGCTCGCCGCCACCCTCGGTGCCGCGAAACTGGGTCTGGACGTGAAGGTCACCACCTTCCTGGCGCTGGCCGAGAACATGCCCGGCGGTGGCGCCCAGCGCCCCGGCGACGTGGTCACCATGCGCAACGGGAAGACCGTCGAGGTGCTCAACACCGACGCCGAGGGTCGCATGGTCATGGCCGACGCCCTCGTCGACGCCGTGACGGACGCACCCGACCTGGTGATGGACGTGGCCACACTGACCGGAGCCGCCGTGGTGGCGCTGGGCAAGCGCACCGCCGGGGTGATGGGCACCGAGCTGGGCCGGGACACCGTCATGGAGGCCGCGGGGGTCACCGGCGAGCCCTTCTGGCCGCTGCCCTTCCCCGCCGAGCTGCGCGCCGACCTGACCGGACGGGTGGCGGACCTGAGCAACATCGGCGAGCGTCCCGGCGGCGCCCTCACGGCCGGCATCTTCCTGCAGGAGTTCGTCGGGCAGACGCAGTGGGCGCACCTGGACATCGCGGGTCCCGGCTTCGCCTCCTCACCGCTGGGCTACATGGGCAAGGGCGCGACCGGGATGAGCGTGCGCACCGTGCTGCAGGTCCTCGAGGCCCGCGCCGGGACCGCCGGCGAGTGA
- a CDS encoding quinone-dependent dihydroorotate dehydrogenase: MTTNDTSRRGPYAALFRHVLSRLDAEQAHRLTVGALRLAHALPCGPRLLRAAFATPDPMHDARPAREVLGAEHRTPLGLAAGFDKDGEVPLALLDLGFGHVEVGTVTAKAQPGNPRPRSFRLITDRSLINRMGFNNHGARALAKSLARARRTERGQRAAIGVNIGKSKVTALEDAAEDYRFSARLLAPYATYLAINVSSPNTPGLRDLQTVDMLRPVLEAVLDEAEQARRRLRRELPVLVKIAPDLHDEDVRAVARLVAEVGLSGVIATNTTTARPASLRAERSRLQRIGAGGLSGPVLAERSLEVLQLLRRELPGHASIISCGGVTTGDDVRARLEAGADLVQGYTAMIYEGPSWPGRLAREVGPFR, encoded by the coding sequence GTGACCACGAACGACACCTCCCGACGCGGACCCTACGCGGCGCTGTTCCGGCACGTCCTCAGCCGGCTGGACGCGGAGCAGGCGCACCGGTTGACCGTGGGCGCCCTGCGCCTCGCGCATGCGCTGCCCTGCGGGCCGCGTCTGCTGCGCGCCGCCTTCGCCACCCCGGACCCGATGCACGATGCCCGTCCTGCGCGCGAGGTGCTCGGCGCCGAGCACCGCACCCCGCTGGGGCTCGCGGCCGGCTTCGACAAGGACGGCGAGGTGCCGCTGGCCCTGCTGGATCTCGGTTTCGGGCACGTCGAGGTGGGCACCGTGACCGCCAAGGCGCAGCCCGGCAATCCACGACCGCGCTCCTTCCGTCTGATCACGGACCGGTCGCTGATCAACCGGATGGGCTTCAACAACCACGGCGCCCGGGCACTCGCGAAGTCCCTCGCCCGGGCACGCCGCACGGAACGCGGCCAGCGTGCGGCGATCGGGGTGAACATCGGCAAGTCCAAGGTGACCGCGCTCGAGGACGCCGCCGAGGACTACCGCTTCTCCGCCCGCCTGCTGGCGCCGTACGCCACCTATCTCGCCATCAACGTCTCCAGCCCCAACACCCCGGGCCTGCGCGACCTGCAGACCGTCGACATGCTCCGCCCGGTGCTGGAGGCAGTTCTCGACGAGGCCGAGCAGGCGCGCCGACGGCTGCGCCGCGAGCTGCCGGTGCTGGTCAAGATCGCCCCCGATCTCCACGACGAGGACGTCCGTGCCGTCGCCCGTCTGGTCGCCGAGGTGGGGCTCTCGGGAGTGATCGCCACGAACACGACCACCGCGCGGCCCGCGTCGCTGCGCGCGGAGCGCTCCCGCCTGCAGAGGATCGGAGCCGGGGGCCTGTCCGGCCCGGTGCTCGCCGAGCGCTCCCTCGAGGTGCTCCAGCTGCTGCGCCGCGAGCTGCCGGGTCACGCCTCGATCATCAGCTGCGGCGGGGTCACGACCGGTGATGACGTGCGCGCCCGCCTCGAGGCCGGCGCCGATCTTGTCCAGGGATACACCGCGATGATCTACGAGGGTCCCTCCTGGCCGGGACGGCTGGCCCGTGAGGTGGGCCCCTTCCGGTGA
- a CDS encoding replication-associated recombination protein A, whose protein sequence is MEEDLFSLGGDAPAPRTLSDRNVDHRAPLAVRMRPRSLEEIVGQQAALEPGSPLRRLVAADDSRTAPSSVILWGPPGTGKTTLAYVVAQSGDREFVEVSAVLAGVKDIREVVDQARSRLRTVGRETVLFVDEVHRFSKSQQDALLPSVENRWVTLIAATTENPYFSVISPLLSRSIVLTLEPLERADLDNLVDRALDDERGLDGAVTLTEEAREALLRLGGGDARKILTSLEAAAAAALMKERAEIDAATLAQAVNRAALRYDRGGDQHYDVTSAFIKSMRGSDVDASLHYLARMIESGEDPRFIARRVVIAASEEVGMADPSALQVAVAAMQSVQMLGMPEGRIPLAQAVVHIATAPKSNASYRALDAAIADVRDGKGNGVPAALRDAHYAGATSLGHGAEYRYAHDAPHGVVAQQYPPDDLVGVDYYHPKTHGNEAQTGRRLEALRRILRAEQGGTGSGSGGGA, encoded by the coding sequence ATGGAGGAGGACCTGTTCTCGCTCGGCGGCGACGCGCCCGCCCCGCGCACCCTGTCCGATCGCAACGTCGATCACCGGGCGCCGCTGGCGGTGCGGATGCGCCCTCGCAGCCTCGAGGAGATCGTCGGCCAGCAGGCGGCGCTCGAACCCGGCAGCCCGCTGCGCCGTCTGGTCGCCGCCGACGACTCCCGCACGGCGCCCAGCTCGGTGATCCTGTGGGGCCCGCCCGGCACCGGCAAGACGACCCTGGCCTATGTGGTCGCGCAATCCGGTGACCGCGAGTTCGTGGAGGTCTCGGCGGTCCTCGCCGGCGTCAAGGACATCCGCGAGGTGGTCGACCAGGCCCGCTCGAGGCTGCGCACCGTCGGCCGCGAGACCGTGCTGTTCGTCGACGAGGTCCACCGCTTCTCGAAGTCCCAGCAGGACGCGCTGCTGCCCAGCGTCGAGAACCGCTGGGTGACGCTCATCGCCGCGACCACGGAGAACCCGTACTTCTCGGTGATCTCCCCGCTGCTGTCGCGGTCGATCGTGCTGACCCTGGAGCCGCTGGAGCGGGCGGACCTCGACAACCTGGTGGACCGCGCCCTGGACGACGAGCGCGGACTCGACGGAGCGGTCACCCTCACCGAGGAGGCGCGCGAGGCCCTGCTGCGGCTCGGCGGGGGAGACGCCCGCAAGATCCTCACCTCGCTCGAGGCCGCGGCGGCGGCCGCGCTGATGAAGGAGCGGGCGGAGATCGACGCCGCCACGCTGGCGCAGGCGGTCAATCGCGCCGCGCTGCGCTATGACCGCGGCGGGGACCAGCACTATGACGTCACCAGCGCCTTCATCAAGTCGATGCGAGGCAGCGACGTCGACGCCTCCCTGCACTACCTGGCCCGGATGATCGAGTCCGGGGAGGACCCGCGGTTCATCGCCCGGCGCGTGGTGATCGCGGCGAGCGAGGAGGTGGGCATGGCCGATCCGAGCGCGCTGCAGGTCGCGGTCGCCGCAATGCAGTCGGTGCAGATGCTCGGCATGCCGGAGGGCCGCATCCCGCTCGCGCAGGCCGTGGTCCACATCGCCACGGCCCCGAAGTCCAATGCGTCCTACCGGGCACTGGACGCCGCGATCGCCGACGTGCGCGACGGCAAGGGGAACGGCGTCCCCGCCGCGCTGCGCGATGCCCATTACGCCGGGGCGACATCTCTGGGCCACGGCGCCGAGTACCGCTACGCCCACGACGCCCCGCACGGAGTCGTGGCCCAGCAGTATCCGCCCGATGACCTGGTGGGGGTGGACTACTACCATCCCAAGACCCATGGCAACGAGGCGCAGACCGGTCGACGTCTCGAGGCGCTGCGCCGGATCCTGCGTGCGGAGCAGGGCGGGACCGGCAGCGGAAGCGGGGGCGGCGCCTGA
- the rpsD gene encoding 30S ribosomal protein S4: protein MTNVTRARRQARLSRALGLPLTPKSVKYFEKRPYPPGEHGRARRRTESDYAVRLKEKQRLRAQYGLREKQMHRAYLDARKEPGLTGESMVELLEMRLDALVLRSGFARTTLQARQAVGHRHVLVDGKVVDRPSFRVKPGQTIQIKPKSQAMEPFQIAAEGGNSDVFASTPSYLSVELDQLKAQLVARPKRAEVPVTCDVQMVVEYYAR, encoded by the coding sequence GTGACCAACGTCACCCGTGCGCGCCGCCAGGCGCGACTGTCCCGAGCCCTCGGGCTCCCGCTCACCCCGAAGTCGGTCAAGTACTTCGAGAAGCGCCCGTACCCCCCGGGCGAGCACGGCCGCGCCCGCCGCCGGACCGAGTCCGACTACGCCGTGCGCCTCAAGGAGAAGCAGCGTCTGCGTGCGCAGTACGGACTCCGCGAGAAGCAGATGCACCGCGCCTACCTGGACGCCAGGAAGGAGCCCGGCCTGACCGGCGAGAGCATGGTCGAGCTGCTCGAGATGCGCCTGGACGCCCTCGTGCTGCGCTCGGGCTTCGCGCGCACCACGCTGCAGGCCCGCCAGGCCGTCGGGCACCGTCACGTGCTCGTCGACGGCAAGGTCGTCGACCGTCCCTCCTTCCGCGTGAAGCCGGGCCAGACGATCCAGATCAAGCCCAAGTCGCAGGCCATGGAGCCGTTCCAGATCGCCGCCGAGGGGGGCAACTCGGACGTCTTCGCCTCGACCCCGTCGTACCTCTCGGTCGAGCTCGATCAGCTCAAGGCGCAGCTCGTCGCGCGCCCCAAGCGCGCCGAGGTCCCCGTGACCTGTGACGTCCAGATGGTCGTCGAGTACTACGCGCGCTGA
- the alaS gene encoding alanine--tRNA ligase, with translation MRTSEIHRRWLDFFAAKQHEIVPSASLVSSDPSILFTIAGMVPFIPYIVGTEKAPYSRAVSVQKCIRTNDIENVGRTTRHGTFFQMAGNFSFGDYFKQGAIDFSWELLTTSQDDGGLGFDPERLWITLWEQDEESYQHLLEVIGLDPSRIVQLPWEESCWDTGQPGPAGSTGEWHYDRGPEYGPDAASGRVPEWPGSPDAEDRYIEIWNLVFDQFLRGEGPGKDYPLLGELEQKSIDTGLGVERVAYLLQGKQNMYEIDQVFGVIEKAQELTGRVYGADEEDDVRLRIVGDHVRSALMLVADGVRPSNEGRGYVLRRLIRRAVRSMRLLGYVDPAMPQLLPISKASMAESYPELEADFPRIDEVVRAEEEAFRRTLETGTTMFDRLVEDVKKEGGRAVPGDDAFRLHDTYGFPIDLTVEMAGEVGLAVDEDAFRSAMQEQRERARADAAAKKSGHTDTAVYSRLLGQRGEDVPFLGYTESSIATTVESVLVDGALVDSAEAPAAVEVVLAATPFYAEAGGQLADQGRIAVAGGGLLEVDDVQKPVRGLIVHRGRLVEGSVTPGTEAVATIDETRRGAIARAHTATHMVHQSLREELGESATQAGSENSPGRMRFDFRYGQGVPRSALEQIEGRVNTLLQDELAVTDQQMPLDEARALGAQALFGEKYGDIVRVVSIGGDWSRELCGGTHVPSTGAIGTVQLMGESSIGSGVRRVDALVGLSAYRFQAKEHALVSQLSEMLKVGSSEDLPERVASMTQRMKDMEKQLAALRGQQLQAEAGKLAEQAVDVAGIRLLAHDAGEGVAAGDLRTLALDLRTRLGEDAPAVLALTGHEDGRAALVVATNAGARDRGLAAGSLLRTAAEAMGGRGGGKSDLAQGGGGEPARIPEALAAVRSSLGEAVSA, from the coding sequence ATGCGCACCTCAGAGATCCATCGTCGCTGGCTCGACTTCTTCGCCGCGAAGCAGCACGAGATCGTCCCCAGCGCCTCGCTGGTCTCCTCGGACCCGTCGATCCTCTTCACGATCGCCGGCATGGTCCCCTTCATCCCGTACATCGTGGGCACCGAGAAGGCTCCCTACTCCCGTGCCGTCAGCGTGCAGAAGTGCATCCGCACCAATGACATCGAGAACGTCGGCCGCACCACCCGCCACGGCACCTTCTTCCAGATGGCCGGGAACTTCTCCTTCGGCGACTACTTCAAGCAGGGCGCGATCGACTTCTCCTGGGAGCTGCTGACCACCTCCCAGGACGACGGCGGGCTCGGCTTCGATCCCGAGCGCCTCTGGATCACGCTGTGGGAGCAGGACGAGGAGTCCTACCAGCACCTCCTGGAGGTCATCGGACTGGATCCGTCCCGGATCGTGCAGCTGCCGTGGGAGGAGAGCTGCTGGGACACGGGCCAGCCCGGACCCGCCGGCTCCACGGGGGAGTGGCACTACGACCGCGGCCCCGAGTACGGCCCCGACGCCGCGAGCGGCCGCGTGCCCGAGTGGCCCGGCAGCCCCGACGCCGAGGACCGCTACATCGAGATCTGGAACCTGGTGTTCGACCAGTTCCTGCGCGGTGAGGGCCCCGGCAAGGACTACCCGCTGCTGGGGGAGCTCGAGCAGAAGTCGATCGACACCGGCCTCGGCGTGGAGCGTGTGGCCTACCTGCTGCAGGGCAAGCAGAACATGTACGAGATCGACCAGGTCTTCGGGGTGATCGAGAAGGCCCAGGAGCTGACCGGCCGCGTCTACGGTGCCGACGAGGAGGACGACGTGCGCCTGCGCATCGTCGGCGACCACGTGCGCAGCGCGCTGATGCTGGTGGCCGACGGGGTGCGCCCGAGCAACGAGGGGCGCGGGTACGTGCTGCGCCGGCTGATCCGACGGGCGGTGCGCTCCATGCGCCTGCTCGGCTACGTCGATCCCGCCATGCCGCAGCTGCTGCCGATCTCCAAGGCGTCGATGGCCGAGTCCTATCCGGAGCTGGAAGCCGACTTCCCCCGCATCGACGAGGTCGTCCGTGCCGAGGAGGAGGCGTTCCGCCGCACCCTCGAGACCGGCACCACGATGTTCGACCGCCTGGTGGAGGACGTGAAGAAGGAGGGTGGCCGCGCGGTCCCCGGGGACGACGCGTTCCGGCTGCACGACACCTACGGGTTCCCGATCGATCTCACCGTCGAGATGGCCGGCGAGGTCGGCCTGGCCGTCGACGAGGACGCCTTCCGCAGCGCGATGCAAGAGCAGCGTGAACGCGCCCGCGCCGACGCCGCCGCCAAGAAGTCCGGTCACACCGACACCGCGGTCTACAGCCGCCTGCTCGGCCAGCGCGGGGAGGACGTGCCCTTCCTCGGCTACACCGAGTCCAGCATCGCCACCACCGTCGAGTCGGTGCTGGTCGACGGCGCGCTCGTCGACTCGGCCGAGGCGCCCGCCGCGGTCGAGGTGGTCCTCGCGGCGACCCCGTTCTACGCGGAGGCGGGCGGTCAGCTCGCCGACCAGGGCCGGATCGCGGTCGCGGGTGGCGGCCTCCTCGAGGTCGACGACGTCCAGAAGCCGGTGCGCGGGCTGATCGTGCACCGCGGCCGCCTCGTCGAGGGCTCCGTCACCCCGGGCACCGAGGCCGTCGCCACCATCGACGAGACCCGCCGTGGCGCCATCGCCCGCGCCCACACCGCGACCCACATGGTCCACCAGTCCCTGCGCGAGGAGCTCGGCGAGAGTGCGACGCAGGCCGGCTCCGAGAACTCCCCGGGCCGCATGCGCTTCGACTTCCGCTATGGGCAGGGGGTGCCGCGCAGCGCGCTCGAGCAGATCGAGGGCCGCGTGAACACGCTGCTCCAGGACGAGCTGGCCGTGACCGACCAGCAGATGCCGCTCGACGAGGCCCGCGCGCTCGGTGCCCAGGCGCTGTTCGGCGAGAAGTACGGGGACATCGTCCGCGTGGTCTCCATCGGCGGCGACTGGTCCCGCGAGCTGTGCGGGGGCACGCACGTGCCCAGCACGGGCGCCATCGGCACCGTCCAGCTGATGGGGGAGTCCTCCATCGGCAGCGGGGTGCGGCGCGTCGACGCCCTGGTGGGGCTGTCGGCCTACCGGTTCCAGGCCAAGGAGCACGCGCTGGTCTCCCAGCTGTCCGAGATGCTGAAGGTCGGCTCGAGCGAGGACCTTCCGGAGCGGGTCGCCTCGATGACCCAGCGCATGAAGGACATGGAGAAGCAACTGGCCGCCCTGCGCGGGCAGCAGCTGCAGGCCGAGGCGGGCAAGCTCGCCGAGCAGGCGGTCGACGTCGCCGGCATCCGACTGCTCGCCCACGATGCGGGGGAGGGGGTCGCCGCCGGCGATCTGCGCACCCTCGCCCTGGATCTGCGGACCCGCCTGGGGGAGGACGCCCCCGCCGTGCTCGCCCTGACCGGGCACGAGGACGGACGCGCCGCGCTCGTCGTGGCCACCAACGCCGGTGCCCGGGATCGGGGTCTGGCGGCCGGGTCGCTGCTGCGCACGGCCGCCGAGGCGATGGGCGGACGTGGGGGCGGCAAGTCGGACCTGGCGCAAGGTGGCGGCGGCGAGCCCGCTCGCATCCCCGAGGCGCTGGCCGCTGTGCGCAGCTCGCTCGGGGAGGCCGTCTCCGCATGA